The following coding sequences are from one Acidimicrobiales bacterium window:
- a CDS encoding GntR family transcriptional regulator, translated as MRRHSVAELVADQIRERIVSGQVQPGEVLPKQESLLVEFGVSQPSLREALRILETEGLVRVRRGKHGGTVVQQPQVDSTAHAIELALRARGVSPGEVATALRFLEPVCAGLCAAREDRATEVVPRLQAAHEAVLAVVDDVPQYTARARAFHAELVNCCGNDTIALVLGALERICSDDSTAWAEQLSRRPAKIARTAPIADAEYRRSGVDAHATIVERIAAGDVRGAEEAAREHAASRSAAQS; from the coding sequence GTGCGTCGCCACAGCGTGGCCGAGCTGGTGGCCGACCAGATCCGGGAGCGGATCGTGTCCGGCCAGGTCCAGCCCGGCGAGGTGCTGCCCAAGCAGGAGAGCCTGCTGGTTGAGTTCGGCGTGTCCCAGCCGTCGCTGCGGGAGGCCCTGCGCATCCTCGAGACCGAGGGCCTGGTCCGGGTCCGCCGGGGCAAGCACGGCGGCACGGTGGTCCAGCAGCCCCAGGTCGACAGCACCGCGCACGCCATCGAGCTGGCGCTGCGGGCCAGGGGCGTCTCGCCGGGCGAGGTGGCGACCGCGCTGCGGTTCCTCGAACCGGTGTGCGCCGGCCTCTGCGCCGCCCGGGAGGACCGGGCCACCGAGGTGGTCCCCCGCCTGCAGGCCGCCCACGAGGCGGTGCTGGCGGTGGTCGACGACGTGCCGCAGTACACGGCGCGGGCGCGGGCGTTCCATGCGGAGCTGGTGAACTGCTGCGGCAACGACACGATCGCCCTGGTGCTCGGGGCGCTGGAGCGGATCTGCTCCGACGACTCCACGGCGTGGGCCGAGCAGCTGAGCCGGCGCCCGGCGAAGATCGCCCGGACGGCGCCGATCGCCGATGCGGAGTACCGCCGGTCGGGCGTCGACGCCCATGCCACGATCGTCGAACGGATCGCGGCGGGCGACGTGCGGGGCGCCGAGGAGGCCGCCCGCGAGCACGCGGCCAGCCGCTCCGCCGCCCAGTCCTGA